A portion of the Candidatus Taylorbacteria bacterium genome contains these proteins:
- a CDS encoding serine hydrolase gives MYSKRSIFYYIFWIFSPLLFGGALAWGAVTGAKIAYENFFEHGRTYVMNSGEDREAVTGIASAVTSLAEKGNENKESDRAESSAIELQDTFDTNEAVAGADEKNLIKKIEESLPKKIELKTTAFSYVAADLDSGEIFLEKNKDEVLPIASVTKLVTAYVSLQNLKQDEIITIPKSATDTYGETGELKSGEKIRVGDLLYPLLFESSNDAAETLARIHGRVAFLDAMNEAVLAMGATHTAFSDASGLSPRNTSTSLDLFKIAEFIYKKEKIIFDITKLSSYTTKTHTWTNSALFLRVPSYLGGKNGYTDEADRTAVSLWNIPQKNGVNRNVVVVVLKSEDRNTDIAAIVNYLAENFTFPDIPAPTTSDREMDIY, from the coding sequence ATGTATTCCAAGCGCTCAATTTTTTATTATATTTTTTGGATATTTTCGCCTCTCCTTTTTGGGGGGGCTTTGGCGTGGGGGGCAGTTACGGGAGCAAAAATTGCGTATGAGAATTTTTTTGAACATGGGCGGACTTACGTGATGAACTCGGGAGAAGACAGGGAAGCGGTTACTGGAATAGCTTCCGCTGTTACTTCTCTCGCGGAGAAAGGAAATGAGAACAAAGAATCCGACAGAGCAGAATCTTCCGCCATCGAGCTTCAGGACACTTTTGATACTAATGAGGCGGTGGCGGGAGCGGACGAGAAAAATCTTATCAAAAAAATTGAAGAGAGCCTGCCTAAGAAAATCGAACTGAAAACGACCGCCTTCTCATACGTCGCGGCCGATTTGGATTCGGGGGAAATCTTTCTCGAGAAGAACAAGGACGAGGTGCTCCCGATAGCTTCTGTCACAAAACTCGTTACCGCTTATGTTTCTCTCCAGAATCTTAAACAGGACGAAATCATAACGATTCCAAAAAGCGCCACTGACACGTATGGCGAGACAGGCGAGCTTAAGTCAGGCGAGAAAATTCGAGTAGGCGATCTCCTATACCCTCTTCTATTTGAATCATCAAATGATGCGGCAGAGACTCTGGCAAGAATCCATGGTCGAGTGGCATTTCTTGATGCCATGAATGAGGCCGTGCTCGCGATGGGTGCTACCCACACTGCATTTTCCGACGCGTCCGGGCTCTCTCCTCGCAATACTTCAACCTCTCTCGACCTTTTTAAAATCGCGGAGTTTATCTATAAAAAAGAGAAAATTATTTTCGATATTACGAAGTTGTCGTCTTACACTACTAAGACTCACACCTGGACAAATTCCGCGCTTTTCTTGAGAGTGCCTTCCTATCTTGGGGGGAAGAATGGTTACACCGACGAGGCGGATAGAACCGCGGTATCTCTATGGAACATTCCGCAAAAAAATGGGGTGAACAGAAATGTGGTGGTGGTAGTGCTTAAAAGCGAGGATCGAAACACAGACATTGCCGCCATTGTAAATTATCTTGCGGAGAATTTT
- the serS gene encoding serine--tRNA ligase — translation MLDIKFIQENKDIVASAIKNKNREVDLDQLLQLYADRKAKRQKIDEINQKRNEAARFRDIEKGLALKREVESVEAEFADVDKKYLALMLKIPNIPSVDTPVGADASQNKVVRQWGEKPQFAFTPKDHHELGVALGIIDTETAGTVSGSRFAYLKGDAVLLQFGLLQFCLGVLTDKAKLEEIAKDAKLSVVVTAFTPVLPPVFVKPAVQNRMARFLTPEEHYLFPNDDLMLVGSAEHTLGPMYMDATVNEQDLPIRLAGYSSAFRREAGAAGKDTKGILRQHQFDKLEMETFCLPEHSLAEQDFLVAIQEYILRSLKLPYRVVAVCTGDMAFPDYRQIDIETWMPGENNYRETHSADLTASFQSRRLNAKVKRKDGKSEPLHMNDATLVAMGRMLAVIIENYQQEDGSIKIPEALTPYMNGKKLIQK, via the coding sequence ATGTTAGACATTAAATTCATCCAAGAAAACAAAGATATTGTCGCTTCCGCGATCAAAAACAAGAATCGTGAAGTGGATCTTGACCAATTGCTGCAATTGTATGCAGACCGGAAAGCTAAAAGGCAGAAGATTGATGAAATAAACCAAAAGCGTAACGAGGCCGCGCGTTTTCGCGATATCGAAAAGGGTCTTGCGCTCAAAAGGGAAGTGGAATCCGTTGAGGCGGAGTTTGCCGATGTGGACAAAAAATATCTTGCATTAATGCTCAAAATTCCGAATATTCCCTCGGTGGATACTCCAGTAGGCGCTGATGCAAGCCAAAACAAAGTCGTGAGGCAATGGGGAGAGAAACCACAATTCGCTTTTACTCCGAAGGACCATCACGAGCTTGGCGTCGCCTTAGGGATAATTGATACGGAAACCGCGGGCACTGTATCCGGTTCTCGTTTTGCATACCTAAAAGGTGACGCGGTTCTACTCCAGTTCGGACTTTTGCAGTTTTGTCTCGGGGTGCTCACCGATAAAGCGAAGTTAGAGGAGATTGCCAAAGATGCCAAACTTTCGGTTGTCGTCACGGCATTCACTCCGGTTCTTCCGCCCGTTTTTGTGAAGCCTGCGGTCCAAAACAGAATGGCGCGCTTTTTGACGCCCGAGGAACATTACCTTTTTCCGAATGATGACCTGATGCTGGTGGGGAGCGCAGAGCACACTTTGGGACCAATGTACATGGACGCAACAGTGAATGAGCAGGATTTGCCCATACGCCTCGCGGGCTATTCATCGGCATTTCGGAGAGAAGCGGGAGCTGCAGGCAAGGACACAAAGGGCATCTTGCGCCAGCACCAGTTCGACAAACTCGAAATGGAAACGTTTTGCCTGCCGGAACATTCTCTCGCTGAACAGGATTTTCTCGTCGCTATCCAGGAATATATTTTGCGTTCTCTCAAACTGCCGTACCGTGTTGTTGCTGTCTGCACTGGCGACATGGCTTTTCCCGACTATCGCCAGATTGATATCGAGACGTGGATGCCGGGGGAAAACAACTATCGCGAAACACATTCTGCTGATTTGACGGCAAGTTTTCAGTCTCGAAGATTGAATGCCAAAGTGAAGCGAAAGGACGGCAAGAGCGAACCCTTACACATGAATGATGCAACGCTTGTTGCTATGGGGAGGATGCTCGCAGTAATTATTGAAAACTATCAGCAGGAAGACGGCTCAATTAAAATTCCCGAGGCACTCACGCCCTATATGAACGGCAAAAAGCTGATACAGAAATAA
- the dprA gene encoding DNA-processing protein DprA: protein MEHPIFELAPDHFPPLLKEIPDPPKKLYVRGALPDWNSLKFLTVVGSRKFTNYGREACEKLIWGLRGYPVAIVSGLALGMDAIAHQTALEAGLTTLAFPGSGLDPKVLYPATNSRLAQDILESGGALLSEFEPNFKATPYSFPRRNRLMAGMSNAVLIVEAEIKSGTLITSKFATEYNRDVFTIPGSIFSKNSEGPHMLLRLGATPITKEADLLEALGFSDENKEQSLELKYKDCSSDELKVIEILREPLSREDLLATLAMPIHKANTLLSVMEIKEMIKETMGEMRLM from the coding sequence ATGGAACACCCAATATTCGAACTTGCTCCCGATCATTTTCCGCCACTTTTGAAAGAAATTCCCGACCCTCCAAAAAAACTTTATGTGAGAGGGGCGCTTCCCGATTGGAATTCGCTCAAATTTCTCACCGTTGTGGGCTCACGAAAGTTCACAAACTACGGCCGAGAAGCCTGCGAAAAGCTCATTTGGGGACTCCGAGGATACCCCGTTGCAATAGTCTCCGGACTGGCCCTCGGCATGGACGCGATCGCCCACCAGACTGCGCTCGAAGCGGGACTCACCACTCTTGCTTTCCCCGGTTCCGGCCTTGACCCGAAAGTTTTGTACCCCGCGACGAATTCCAGGCTCGCCCAGGACATTTTAGAATCGGGCGGAGCATTGCTATCAGAATTTGAGCCCAATTTCAAAGCGACCCCCTACAGTTTTCCCCGCCGAAACAGGCTCATGGCAGGAATGTCAAACGCAGTTCTCATCGTCGAAGCGGAAATAAAATCCGGCACATTAATCACCTCAAAGTTCGCCACGGAATACAACCGCGACGTGTTCACTATTCCCGGATCTATTTTTTCCAAAAATTCAGAAGGCCCCCACATGCTACTTCGCCTCGGCGCCACTCCCATTACAAAGGAAGCCGACCTCCTTGAAGCGCTCGGATTTTCAGATGAAAACAAAGAGCAATCTTTGGAATTAAAATACAAGGACTGCTCGAGTGATGAGCTTAAAGTTATCGAAATTTTGCGAGAGCCCCTGAGCCGGGAAGACCTGCTCGCAACTCTTGCGATGCCGATTCACAAGGCAAACACCCTTCTCTCTGTGATGGAAATCAAGGAGATGATTAAGGAGACGATGGGAGAGATGAGACTCATGTAA
- the rnc gene encoding ribonuclease III, which translates to MDFEQFEKKIGVSFKNKGLLKQAFTHRSFINENKRMTLEHNERLEFLGDAVLELVSTVYLYKKYPNKNEGDLTSYRSALVNAIILSSIAVELNMDDFLLLSKGESKDKGKARQIILANTMEALIGAIFLDQGYKEAENFINKYITPHIDDIVVKGTWIDAKSLFQEKSQEIEGITPMYKVSKELGPDHDKFFTVGVYLRDALIASGDGKSKQEAEQKAAENGLKKKGW; encoded by the coding sequence ATGGATTTCGAACAATTTGAAAAAAAAATAGGAGTCTCTTTTAAAAACAAGGGCCTTTTGAAGCAGGCTTTTACTCATCGCTCTTTCATCAATGAAAACAAGAGGATGACTCTGGAGCATAATGAACGGCTGGAATTTCTGGGAGACGCAGTTCTGGAGCTTGTTTCTACGGTTTATTTGTATAAGAAATACCCAAACAAAAACGAAGGCGACCTTACCTCCTACCGCTCGGCTTTGGTAAACGCCATTATTCTTTCTTCCATCGCAGTAGAGCTCAACATGGACGACTTTCTCCTTCTTTCGAAAGGCGAGAGCAAAGATAAGGGCAAAGCAAGACAGATTATCTTAGCGAATACGATGGAGGCCTTGATCGGCGCGATATTTTTGGATCAGGGATATAAGGAGGCGGAAAATTTTATCAACAAATATATTACCCCCCATATCGATGATATCGTGGTCAAGGGAACATGGATTGACGCGAAGAGTCTTTTTCAGGAAAAATCCCAGGAGATTGAGGGAATCACACCCATGTACAAAGTATCGAAAGAGCTCGGTCCAGACCACGACAAGTTTTTTACAGTCGGCGTTTACTTGCGCGACGCTCTGATTGCAAGTGGCGATGGAAAGTCAAAACAGGAAGCGGAACAAAAAGCGGCCGAGAATGGGTTGAAGAAGAAGGGGTGGTAG
- the nusB gene encoding transcription antitermination factor NusB: MANRHLSRSIVLQSLFEWDFAQRKESDIDEILARNAKEFAPGIGDLSFVVSLAKDILKKRADLDQVIEKAAPEWPIAKISYVDRNVLRIGLFELLFSDRAEVPAKVAINEAIELAKKFGGENSGKFVNGVLGSVYKEMGEPGKDEVSKKKIRPEIAYEDMTIIKLGGAVVFAKSKKTIYLAFVHDIFGHWTLSKGKLEGDEDVKLGTIREIKEELSLDIEIKEDLGKNEYIASDPEKGKIRKEVHYFLGESKYTPITLGESGGLNDARWFKIDEIIELNLYNDILPIVTKAVSILLKK; this comes from the coding sequence ATGGCCAACAGGCACCTTTCAAGATCAATAGTTCTCCAATCGCTCTTCGAGTGGGATTTTGCCCAAAGAAAAGAGAGCGATATTGATGAGATATTAGCGAGAAATGCCAAGGAATTCGCTCCAGGCATCGGTGATTTGTCTTTCGTGGTCTCGCTTGCAAAAGATATATTAAAAAAGAGAGCAGATTTGGATCAGGTAATCGAAAAAGCCGCTCCCGAATGGCCGATCGCCAAAATTTCATACGTGGATCGCAATGTCCTTCGCATCGGGCTTTTTGAGCTACTGTTTTCGGACCGAGCTGAAGTGCCTGCCAAAGTTGCAATTAATGAGGCAATTGAGCTCGCAAAAAAATTTGGCGGAGAAAATAGTGGCAAATTTGTAAACGGCGTGCTCGGCTCTGTGTATAAGGAAATGGGGGAGCCGGGGAAAGATGAGGTTTCAAAGAAGAAAATTCGTCCCGAAATCGCTTACGAGGACATGACGATAATCAAATTGGGCGGGGCTGTTGTTTTCGCTAAAAGCAAAAAAACCATCTATCTTGCTTTTGTCCACGATATTTTCGGACATTGGACCCTTTCCAAAGGCAAGCTCGAAGGGGATGAAGACGTAAAATTGGGGACAATACGAGAGATTAAAGAAGAGCTCAGCCTCGACATTGAGATAAAAGAAGATTTGGGCAAGAATGAATATATCGCATCGGACCCCGAGAAAGGCAAAATCAGAAAAGAGGTCCACTATTTTCTGGGAGAATCGAAGTATACGCCGATTACTCTTGGGGAGTCGGGGGGTCTCAACGACGCCCGATGGTTTAAAATTGACGAGATCATCGAGCTTAACCTATATAACGACATTTTGCCGATTGTGACGAAGGCAGTCAGTATTTTACTAAAAAAATAA